In Herbinix luporum, a single window of DNA contains:
- a CDS encoding putative polysaccharide biosynthesis protein has translation MKLRTQTANTIKHIGQRNILLGTIILTLAGFITRVIGFFYKIFLSKVMGSEWLGIYQLIFPVYGIAFTIYATGIQTSISRLVAAEMGKRNHKNVGKILRLGLLLSVTIAAILTLLLYKFSDIVAYRFLLEPRSASSLRILAVVFPFCAVTSSINGYYYGLKKAGVPASTQLVEQVIRVIVVYIAAYTMGNGNHLVTCEMAVLGLVIGEIASSLYNFFSLFITKSPKDLISLGPNSSAIPVRRRKIIKEIIISSIPLSTNRLLINILHSIEAVLIPAMLRRFGLSTKEALSTYGTLVGMSMPFIMFPTALINALAVLLLPTISEAQAMENEYLIGKTSSVSIKYSLLIGIISTGVFLLFGNNLGICIFNNQEAGRYLVILAWICPLIYLTTTLGSIINGLGKTNITFINSILGTFVKIIIIIILVPKTGIKGYLSALLIGQLIITFMDSFYIIRIIRFKFDAVNTLLKPGIIVAMAGFLIKSIYEYFKKITQIHQTVFLLSFCLLFCVVCIIIFAITNSVSKSDFK, from the coding sequence ATGAAGTTAAGAACCCAAACAGCAAATACCATAAAGCATATCGGCCAAAGAAATATATTATTAGGTACCATAATTCTTACCCTGGCAGGATTTATAACCAGGGTTATTGGTTTTTTCTATAAAATATTTTTATCTAAAGTAATGGGGTCTGAGTGGCTAGGAATATATCAGCTGATTTTTCCAGTCTATGGTATTGCATTTACAATCTATGCAACAGGGATTCAAACCTCTATTTCTAGGCTGGTAGCTGCAGAAATGGGAAAGCGTAATCATAAAAATGTGGGCAAAATTTTAAGACTGGGTCTGCTGCTTTCTGTAACAATAGCAGCTATTTTAACATTACTATTATATAAATTTTCAGATATTGTTGCCTACCGCTTCTTACTTGAACCTCGAAGTGCTTCATCATTAAGAATATTAGCTGTGGTATTTCCTTTTTGTGCAGTCACCTCATCTATTAACGGTTATTATTATGGATTAAAAAAGGCCGGTGTACCGGCATCAACACAACTAGTTGAACAAGTTATCCGAGTTATCGTAGTATATATAGCAGCTTATACCATGGGAAATGGTAATCATTTAGTTACCTGCGAAATGGCTGTTTTGGGCCTGGTAATAGGTGAAATTGCTTCCTCCCTATATAATTTCTTCTCCTTATTTATTACTAAATCTCCAAAGGATTTAATAAGCCTAGGCCCCAATTCTTCTGCAATCCCTGTAAGAAGACGAAAAATCATAAAGGAGATTATAATATCGAGTATACCCTTATCTACCAATCGCCTGCTTATAAATATTTTACATAGTATAGAGGCTGTTTTAATACCGGCCATGTTAAGAAGATTCGGTTTAAGTACAAAGGAGGCCCTTAGTACATATGGTACCTTAGTAGGAATGTCCATGCCCTTTATAATGTTTCCTACTGCTTTAATAAATGCCCTGGCAGTCCTGCTTCTTCCTACCATATCCGAAGCCCAGGCTATGGAAAATGAATATTTGATAGGTAAAACTTCATCTGTCTCCATAAAGTACAGCCTTTTAATAGGAATTATCAGCACCGGTGTCTTTCTGCTTTTTGGTAATAATCTTGGAATTTGTATTTTCAATAATCAAGAAGCCGGCAGATATTTAGTTATACTGGCCTGGATTTGCCCCTTAATATATCTTACAACAACCTTAGGAAGTATAATTAACGGTCTTGGAAAAACCAATATCACTTTTATTAATTCTATTTTGGGTACATTTGTTAAAATTATTATTATAATAATTTTAGTACCAAAAACCGGTATTAAAGGTTATCTATCAGCTTTACTTATAGGTCAGTTAATTATCACCTTTATGGATTCATTTTATATTATAAGAATTATCCGGTTTAAGTTTGATGCTGTAAACACTTTGCTAAAACCGGGTATAATCGTAGCCATGGCAGGATTTTTAATCAAAAGTATCTATGAATACTTTAAAAAAATAACGCAGATACATCAGACAGTATTTCTATTATCCTTCTGTCTTCTGTTCTGCGTTGTATGTATAATAATATTTGCCATAACAAATTCAGTTTCAAAATCAGATTTTAAGTAA